A segment of the Candidatus Methylomirabilota bacterium genome:
GAAGACCGCGTTCACGCCGGTGTGGCTCATGCGCCAGGCGGGGCGCTACATGGCGGAGTATCGGGCCCTGCGCGCGAAGCACGCGTTCCTCGAGCTGTGCAAGACGCCGGCGGCGGCCGCGGAGGTGACCCTGCAGCCGGTGGAGCGCCTCGGGGTGGATGCGGCGATCCTCTTCGCGGACATCCTGCTCGTGCTGGAGCCGCTCGGCGTGGGGCTCGAGTTCACGCGCGGCGAGGGGCCGCACATTCCCCGGCCCCTTCGCAGCGCGGCGGACGTCGCGCGGCTGCCCCGCGTGGACGTGGGCGCCTCGGTCGGCTACGTGTTCGAGACGGTGCGGCTGGCCCGCCGCGCGCTCGCCGGCCGGGTGCCGCTCATCGGATTCGCGGGCGCGCCGTTCACGCTCGCCTCGTACCTCATCGAGGGGGGCGCATCACGCGACTTCCTCCACACCAAGCGCTTCATGCGTGCGGAGCCGGCGGCCTGGCACGCGCTGATGGCGCGCCTCGCCGACATCACCGCCGAGTATCTGAACGGGCAGATCGGCGCCGGCGCCCAGGCGGTGCAGGTCTTCGACTCGTGGATCGGCACGCTCTCGTCGGCGGACTATCGCGAGTACGTGCTCCCGCACACCGCCGCCATCTTCCGGCGCCTGGCCGCGGGTGCGCCCGCCATTCACTTCGGTACCGGCACCGCCGCCCTGCTGGAGGTGATGCGCGAGGCCGGGGGCGACGTGATCGGCCTCGACTGGCGTGTCGATCTCGGCGCCGCGTGGGACCGGCTCGGGCCCGAGGTGGCGGTGCAGGGGAATCTCGATCCCGCCATCCTGCTGGCGCCCATCGACGAGATTCGCCGCGCGGCCCGCGCCATCCTCGACGGCGCCGCGCGCCGTCCCGGACACGTCTTCAACCTGGGCCACGGTGTGCACGCGGAGACGCCGGTCGACCATGTCCGCGCCCTCGTGGACATGGTCCACGAGATGAGCGCGCGATGATCAACGAAACGCTGCAGTTGATTGGCGAGCCGCAGCCGAAGGCGAGGCGAGCGGATACATGAATCGGCCAGGCTCTACTCTGCCATGCGCCTAGTCGTGGTGGGTGGCGGCGTGTCCGGCCTCGCCGCTGCGCATCGCGCGACCGAGCTGGCCCGCGAGCGCGGAATCGCCCTCGACCTCACGCTGCTCGAGGGGGCCGAGCGCCTGGGCGGCATCGTTCACACCGAGCGGCGCGACGGCTTCCTCATCGAGGGCGGGGCGGACTCGTTCATCTCCGAGAAGCCCTGGGCCCTCGCGCTGTGCCGCCGGCTCGGCGTCGAGGACCGCTTGGTGCGGACGGACGACCGCTACCGGAGCGCGTTCGTGGTGTACGGCGGGCGGCTCCACGCGCTCCCCGAGGGCTTCCAGATGATGGCGCCCACGCGGCTCGCACCCCTCCTGGCTTCGCCGCTCTTTTCCTGGCCTGGCAAGGCGCGTATGGCCCTGGACCTCGTGCTGCCGCGCGGCGGGGATCCCGACGAGAGCCTGGGCGCGTTCGTGCGCCGGCGGCTGGGCCGCGAGGCGCTCGAGCGCGTGGCCCAGCCGCTGATCGGGGGCATCTACACCGCCGACCCGGATTCCCTCTCGCTCGCCGCCACGATGCCGCGCTTCCTCGAGATGGAACGGCGCGACCGGAGCGTGATCCTCGCGATGCGGCGGGCGGCCCGGAGGGAGCCCGACGTGGCCCGCGGCGCCAGCGGCGCGCGCTGGTCGCTCTTCATCACCTTCGCCGCCGGGATGGAGGAATTCGTTCACGCCATCGCGCGACGGCTGCCGCCGGCGTCGGTGCGACTCAAAGAGCGCGTCGCCGCGGTGGAGCGGCGGGGCGAGGGCTGGCGCCTCGTCACCGCGGACGGCGCCGTGCTCGAGACGGATGCGCTCGTCATGGCGGCGGAAGCGCATCAGGCGGCCCGGCTGCTGCGGCATCTCGACCCGGGCCTGGGCCATCTGCTCGAGGGCATCAGCTACGCGTCCTCGGCGACGGTGACGCTCGGCTACCGCCGCGCGGACATCGCGCACCCCCTCGACGGATTCGGCTTCGTGGTGCCCCAGGTGGAGCGCCGGCCCATCATCGCGTGCACGTTCTCGAGCGTGAAGTATCCCGGTCGCGCGCCCGAGAACATGGCGCTGCTGCGCGTGTTCGTGGGCGGCGCGCTGAACGAGGCGGCGGTGGAGGCGGACGACGCCGCCCTCATCGCGACGGCGCGGGGCCAGCTCGCGGAGCTGCTCGGCGCGCGCGGCGAGCCCGTGCTCGTGCGGGTGGCCCGCTACGTGAAGGCGATGCCTCAGTACCAGGTGGGGCATCTCGCGCGCGTCGAAGCCATCGAGTCGTCGGTGCGCCGGCTGCGCGGCCTCGCCCTCGCGGGCGCCGCCTACCGCGGGGTCGGGATCTCCGACTGCGTCCTTTCGGGCGAGGCGGCGGCCGAGACCCTGCTCGCCTGAGCGGGTCGCCCGGCCCGGCGCTGACGCCCCCCCCCCCCCCGGGCCCCCCGGATCGTGGCTCCTGATCAGAAAGGTATGCTGGCCCGGCGCGGGATGAACCTCGATCTGGGCGCCCTCGGCAAAGGATTCGCGCTCGACGAGATCCGCCGGGCGCTGCGCGGACGCGGGCCTTCCGGTCTGCTGAACTTCGGGGAGTCGGGCCTCGTCCCTCTGGGCGCCGCGTCGGGGCGCGGCTGGACGGTGATGATCCGCCATCCCCGGGGCGGCTTCGTCGGCGCGATTCAGCTGCGCCGTCGATCCACGCAGCGGACGGCCGCTGCGGCGTCGCGCGCAGGTGCCGGTGCTGGCCCTCTCGGCCGCGGTGGCGGAGGCCGTGTCCACCGCGATGCTCGTCGCGGGCCGGGACGCCATGCCTGGGCTGGCGCGCCGCTTCGGCGTCGACGCGTGCTGGGTCGAGGGGACGGTGGTCGTCACGACCCCGGGCTTCCACCTCCACCGGCTCGAGGGGGCTCTTCCTCCCGCTTCGAGAGGGTGACCCGCGCGGTCCGATTCGGCTGACCGAGGCCTCGCACGCGCTCCACGAGATCCGCCGGCCACGCGCCCTCCGCGACCCGTCGCGCCACGAGCGCCAGGCTCAGCTGCGCGACCTCCTCCCAGCGCCCGCCGGCCTTGAGCACCTGCTCCAGCGCGTCGCGCGCGGGCTCGCCCTTCTTCGGGAAGCGGAGCGTGTGACGCAGCGAGATTCGCGCGCGATGCGTGGAGCCGAACACCGACGACACGTCGAGCGCGGCGGCATACGCGACCAGCGCGGCCTCGGTCTCGGCGATGCGGGCGTCGAGCGCCCGCCGCTCGGAGTGGAGCGCGGCCAGCCGGTCGACCAGCACCGTCCCGTCCTCGTAGGGCGGGGCGAGGAGTGACGGCATCACCGGCGGGAAGAGATGCGCCCACGCCGGACAGATCGCCTGGTAGGCGCAGCGCTGGCAGTGGCTGCCCTCGCGCAGGGGCCACACGGTATCGGCCTGGATCGCGTCGACGAGCGCGAGGGTGCGCGCCTCGAGCTCGCGCAGCGCCTCGGGCGCCCGCCGCGAACGCAGCTCGAGGTCGTGGGCGGTGTAGTGCCAGATCAGCTCGACGTCGCGCGCATGGCGCGGGAAGTGACGCTGCACGCCCATCTGGTAGAGCGCGAGCTGGCGATCGGCGTCGACATCCTGCTGGGTGGCGAGCCACTGCCCGGTCTTGTAGTCGCGGATCTGCCAGGTGCCCTCGCGCGTGACCGAGAGCCGGTCGATGTAGCCCTGCATCCAGAGGTTGCGCGCCTCGTCGAGCGGGAAGAGGATGCGCCGCTCCACCGCCACCGTCCGCTCCTGATCGAAGGGGTGGTAGCGCGCGTGGAAGTCGCGGAGCTGACGGGCGCCCAGCGCCTGGTAGTCGGCAGCGCTCCGCTCGGGATTCCCGATCCGGATCGTGCCCGCCCACTCGGCATCCCACCTCGTCCGATAGCCGGCGAGGACCTCATCGAGGGTCGGAGTGTGGCCACCCTTGACGCTCCGGTAGAGCGTCTCTAGCGCCGCGTGCACGTGGCTACCGAGGAACATCTCCACGGTCTCCACCTTGGGAACCTTGACGCGGTCCACGTACCGGAAGCGGTACTGCCGGGGGCAGGTCTCGTAGACGTGCAGGCCGGAGTGGGAGAAGACGGGCATGGACGGATCGTACTCCGGGTGGGGGAGGGATCGCTCGCGGCAGGAGCGCTTGTCGACCCTCCGGGTCTGGTGTACAGTCCCCCCACGCGGGATCCCACCGCTAGTCCCTTCTCTTGGCCCGATCCGTTAGGCAGGGAGGACACTATGCGCCCACGGTTCCGTCCGCTCGGCTTCGGCCTCCTGATCGCGCTGGCGTGGCTGGTCGCGGCCCCCCCTCCGAGTGACGCCCAGACGCCCAAGCGCGGGGGCACCCTCCGCGTCTCCTATGGAAACGAGATCGCCAACCTCGATTTCCACACCGCCCCCGGCTACGAAATGATGTGGGTGGCCATGAACATCGGGTGTGGCCTCGTGAACATCACACCCGATGGGAAGTTCGTGGGGGACGCCGCCGAGTCGTGGACCGTCTCGCCGGACGGTCTCCTCTACAACTTCAAGCTCCGGAAG
Coding sequences within it:
- the hemE gene encoding uroporphyrinogen decarboxylase codes for the protein MTNAATTTLDAPFLRACRREKTAFTPVWLMRQAGRYMAEYRALRAKHAFLELCKTPAAAAEVTLQPVERLGVDAAILFADILLVLEPLGVGLEFTRGEGPHIPRPLRSAADVARLPRVDVGASVGYVFETVRLARRALAGRVPLIGFAGAPFTLASYLIEGGASRDFLHTKRFMRAEPAAWHALMARLADITAEYLNGQIGAGAQAVQVFDSWIGTLSSADYREYVLPHTAAIFRRLAAGAPAIHFGTGTAALLEVMREAGGDVIGLDWRVDLGAAWDRLGPEVAVQGNLDPAILLAPIDEIRRAARAILDGAARRPGHVFNLGHGVHAETPVDHVRALVDMVHEMSAR
- a CDS encoding PD-(D/E)XK nuclease family protein, which encodes MPVFSHSGLHVYETCPRQYRFRYVDRVKVPKVETVEMFLGSHVHAALETLYRSVKGGHTPTLDEVLAGYRTRWDAEWAGTIRIGNPERSAADYQALGARQLRDFHARYHPFDQERTVAVERRILFPLDEARNLWMQGYIDRLSVTREGTWQIRDYKTGQWLATQQDVDADRQLALYQMGVQRHFPRHARDVELIWHYTAHDLELRSRRAPEALRELEARTLALVDAIQADTVWPLREGSHCQRCAYQAICPAWAHLFPPVMPSLLAPPYEDGTVLVDRLAALHSERRALDARIAETEAALVAYAAALDVSSVFGSTHRARISLRHTLRFPKKGEPARDALEQVLKAGGRWEEVAQLSLALVARRVAEGAWPADLVERVRGLGQPNRTARVTLSKREEEPPRAGGGGSPGS
- the hemG gene encoding protoporphyrinogen oxidase; its protein translation is MRLVVVGGGVSGLAAAHRATELARERGIALDLTLLEGAERLGGIVHTERRDGFLIEGGADSFISEKPWALALCRRLGVEDRLVRTDDRYRSAFVVYGGRLHALPEGFQMMAPTRLAPLLASPLFSWPGKARMALDLVLPRGGDPDESLGAFVRRRLGREALERVAQPLIGGIYTADPDSLSLAATMPRFLEMERRDRSVILAMRRAARREPDVARGASGARWSLFITFAAGMEEFVHAIARRLPPASVRLKERVAAVERRGEGWRLVTADGAVLETDALVMAAEAHQAARLLRHLDPGLGHLLEGISYASSATVTLGYRRADIAHPLDGFGFVVPQVERRPIIACTFSSVKYPGRAPENMALLRVFVGGALNEAAVEADDAALIATARGQLAELLGARGEPVLVRVARYVKAMPQYQVGHLARVEAIESSVRRLRGLALAGAAYRGVGISDCVLSGEAAAETLLA